TAGCGACCCTTACATTTCATCTCCAATTTTTATGTGCATCGCAGTTTCTTATTCGAAACAATTTCTTAGTCAAAATAGTTTGACCAATTTCATTAACCACAATTTTaagattgtaaaaaaaatattagtataaaaAAATAGATGCTCTTAGAACAAAAGGGAATAAGAAAAGAGTCCATATTCATTTGGAGAATCTTGATATGAATATCATGAGACAGGTACATAATTATGTGCCTTCTATCAGTACAAAGAAATactaaaagaaaagcaaaaataaaagaatccaaCTATTTCTATCAATTGAAACTAAATAGCCATTTTAAGATAATTAAGCTTTATAAATCATTATATTCTTATCAACCACAATAACACTTAGAAAAAAAGTCAATAATCCAAATTCAACAATGCGCCTCATattattcaattcaaattcacaaaatttttttgtgaaaagttCTACTGGAAAGATATAAAGTAAAATGTTCATGCGAAGTTGGACATGAGCACGATtcatatattttattattaaataattaattcattctAACTATacaattgcatttcatttgtcTTAGCAAGggaaaataatatttaaaatgttgatacaattttttttatttcttaaaatttgttGATTTCATCATAAACTTAACTTTGGGGTTTATTTTTAAGTAAGAAAAGGCACGTCTAGATGCTGGTTCGTAAACGAGCTTTCCAAAAGGGTAAAGAAAGGGGTGAGTGTGGTGAAAATAATTAGAATGACAAAATCTAACTAAtcaattttatttattctaaTACCCCTTTAGAAATTGATTTTACGATTTAAGTCTTTATTTTACTAATAATTATGAATTCTATTTACTAGGCTCTCACTTGACATGTATGCATATATTTCCTGTTTAGCAATATTTTTTGTacaatatttaaaaattaaccGAATTAGGAATTATTTAACAAAGCTAAATCCATAATTTACCAAAAAGATTGacataaattaaaaaaagaaaactcaaaaataaattcaaaagtaatttATCAAAGAGTTCATAATTAGATGGTCTTTGGAATAATAATTGGTTAATGAAAATATGACATGTTTTATTATCAGGTAAACaatcaaatttcacaaaaaaaaaatataagacaTGTTATATTTGAGTTAATATAATCACGTGCAAATTACGCGAACTATTGCTAGTTTATTAAATGGATTGTTGATTGAATTCTTGTTGTAatctcaaaattaaattaaagtcCTACTTCATTGACATAAGCAATTATAATAACGTGCAAGACTAATCAAAATGATTTGGCAGTATGATGCGATTAACCCGGTTTCGAAATTAGTGCCGCTAGATGTATTAAAAGATTGTTAAGAGCGTAATTAATGCTGTATTATTCAAACATTTGGACTAATGACTAAGGGAAGTGCACGTTTTACTTAAAGCCATTGTAGACAGCTCTCAATGTGAAAAGCTGTTGTTTGATGGCAAGGCAATAAACATGGAAATCAATAGAGCCCAAAGCATTAAAACTTCTATTTGTTATAAAACACCATACCATAACTTCTATTTGTACCATTCAagcaattggactagtggatAACGCATGTGCAGtgggtctttttttttctttcaatcatACAAGAAGTATCCGATGACTATTTGTCATTTACTTTCTGGACACTAGCAATCAACGTGCAGAAAAGGGGAGAGCACTTGTTTTTGAGGTTTTGCAGATCTTTCTCCTCTTATTTGAGATCTCCTTTCATATTTGAGAACTGTTTCATCTCTTAAACTGAGATCGATACATTCTGGTTCCCTTGTTGATCTTCCTTTTATTAGATGGCCTCCACTAGTATCACTTGTATTACTTCCATCTTGGATGATCTGCAAGCGCTGGAGAACGATTATCCAGAATTTCCAAATTGGCCGCAGAAGTACCTGAGACGCATGAGACACATGCCAAGATATCTGAGAACATTTCTTCTGTGTGCGAGAAAATACAGCAACGGTGATGTGCAATTACTATTTGACAACAAAAAGAACCAGGCAAATAATCATCATGCAAGCCTAGAAGCTCTGGCAGTTCGCATTGGAGAAGCCATTCCCAAGTGGGCAAAGGAGATCCAATCTTCTGATCAGCCCTGGAAAGTGGTCCATGATTTAGAAAAAGACATGGAATCCTTCGAACAAGAAATTTGCGACTGGTACGTCTTTTTCTTGGGTTCCTCGTCACGGCAGTCCAGTAATTCGGTCGTTCGAAAAGATGACCTTATGGAATTCATGGATTCTCTTCTGGAGAATCTAGTGAATTATCTTCCAAGGAGTCGGCTGGCACATCAAGTTGGACTAATTAAAGCCCTTGAAGAGAAGCTGGCGTTCATGAAAAACTTCATCCGTTTTCTCACACTGCATGGCGTTGAAAACACAGAATTGGGACCTTTGTTGGTTCACACTGAAGCTGTGGCTATCAATGCAGCAGGCCTCTCTTATAAGTTCCAGTTTAAGAAGGGTTTCGGATCGCCCAAGGATATCAAGGAAAGCATTTCGGAACTGCCGCAGAAGATTATTCCTGTTGAACCGCAAGTCCTTGAGACTTGTATCCAGGCCCTGATTGCTTCAAAATTATCAAGACAATCATACGGAGATACAGATGAGCGCATATTGAGAGACTTCTACCATTCTCTCCTGTGTAATCTTTGGGAGAAACTAAAGCATGGTACTTGTCCTGTGATTTTGCGTCAACTACAAATGTTTTACGAGGGGCTCAATTCCTTGAGAACCATTTTGAAGGAGAAGCCAAAGGAGTTCGATGAGAAAGTAAGAGATCCTACTCGAGTCGTGAAATGTTATGGAGGAGATTTTATTTCCCCACTCTCTCTGAATGCAATCAAAGACGCCATACAAGCCAAGGATATGGATATCGTGTGTTCTGAGTTATTGGAAATAATTAAGCTCATCGATGCAGTAATCACAGAGAAGTGTCCAGAATCATCATCATTCACTTTTCCTACGACCAATGGACTGGGCTTTGTTGATTCCCTTCTAGAAAAGATGATGGATGTGACAAGTTCTGAGGCCGGCTCGATTGCTTTGATCGATCATCCAATTCAAAAAGTCCAGGAAGTACTTGTTTGTTTACGTTCTTTGCTGTGGAAAATTGTGGAGCTGCAAAATGAAGATGAGGAGGTCCAGGCAATTTGGAATCGTATTGTTGGGGTGGCATACAGGATAGAGCTTTTTATTGACTCCTTAATAACTGGAAATATCTTAGATTCTTCTTCAATGtccattcattccattttagaAGAAATGAACATCATTAAAGCTGCGGCCTTGAAGATTTGTGATAGCGACAGACTTGGTGGAAAAGTTAAGGAAGTAACGAAGAGATTCAATCACATGCCACAAGAAGGAAGTAAGCCAATAGTCAATGATGTGGTGGTGGGATTCGAGGATGAGACGGCATCGATAATCAATGGACTCAGATATGGATCACGCCAAGTGAAAATTGTTTCCATTGTGGGTATGCCGGGATGCGGTAAGACAACTTTGGCTAGAAAAGTGTACAATGATTCTTCAGTGAATTCCCATTTTCAAGAGCGTGCTTGGTGTACTGTTtctcaaatatatcaaaagagAAATCTGTTGCTTCAAATTTTGACTTGTATTGAGTCCAAGCTTCCTGAGGATGTTTTTAAGATGGGTGAAGAAGATCTGGCTCTTCAAGTCAAAAGACGTTTGCTGAAAAACAGATATCTCATTGTTTTGGACGATGTATGGGACATTGATGCATGGAACGGATTGGAAGCCTCATTCCCTGATGATGGAAATGGAAGTAGAGTTATCTTGACAAGTCGGCTCCGTGGTGTTGTTCCGCAAGACAAACTCGACCATGAACCATATTCTCTTCGTCAACTCGCTCCTAATGAGAGCTGGGATTTGCTAAAAGGGAAGTTATATCCTGGACAAGATTTGGCTCCTCCAGAACTATGTGAAATTCGACAGCAAGTCATGGAAATGTGTCAAGGACTACCTCTTACGGTTGTCATTCTTGCCGGGATTCTCTCAAGGATGGACCCAAATGGTTGGAAAGAAGCTGTGGAAGGTTTAAGTTCGAGGAATGTTTCTAGTACGGAACAGTGTATCGCTACATTAGAGCTCAGTTACAAACATTTACCTGATACTTTGAAGgcatgttttctttattttgcaGCCTTTCCAGAAGACCATGAACACAATACCAAGAGGTTGATTTCTCTATGGGTCGCCGAAGGATATGTTCAAAAAACTCATCCCAAGAGATCAGAGGATGTGGCAAATGATTACCTGATGGAACTTATTAGCAGAAGCTTAGTCATAGTTTCGAAACCAAGATCCATTGATGGGGTCAAAGCTTGTCGCATTCACGATTTGTTATATGAGTTTTGTGTGACAAAAGCCAAAGAAGAAAAGCTTTTGCAGCGGGTGCGCAGGTATGATGACTTGTCTGCTTTCACTGTGCCATGCTACCTACGCCGCTTATGCATTATTGATTCTAAGCTCGAGCACTTTGACAACTTGAGGTTATTTTCTCCTGCCATACGCAGTCTATTATTATTCAGTCACGATGAAGACAGTATTAGTTTTGACCTCCGATTCATTTTTCACATCATGAAACTTGTTAGAGTGTTAGATTTGAGCCAAATTGGACTCGACCCCTTTCCTAGAGAGGTAGAACTGCTTGTTCACTTGCGCTACTTGGCGATTCTAGGTCGAGGTAAAATCAGTCTCCCATCATCAGTATGCAATCTCCCGAACTTGGAAACTTTGATTTGGCGAAATTCTTCAACTCATCGTTCAGTTTCACTACCAGATACCATATGGAACCTGAAGAAACTAAGGCATTTACAGCTAATTGATGAGGTCGATAAgcattattgtttttttttccctagaGACAATCTTGACAACTCGTCACAGTTGCTTGACTTAGATTTCTTGTCCTGTTTGTCTCTCGATCCTGAGGAAAACATCAGCAAACTGTTGAGAAAGTTTCCAAATATCCGCAAGCTGAGATGCTCTGTCAATCTCAAGCCAGGTGTTCAATATCATGTAGCAATGAATTGTCTAAGTCAGTTGGAATCACTCAGTCTGGGTTGCGTTATTTACGCCGGTGACCGATATCAGTTAGATTTCCAATTTCCTTTGACTATTAAAAAATTGACCCTATCTTATTTTCGCATGCCATGGAGCAAAATGGCAGCAATTGGAAATCTACCCAATCTTGAGGTGCTCAAATTACTCAAACAAGCCTTTGAGGGGGAAATATGGGAAATGGAAGTAGAGAAGTTCCCTAAAGTTTGTTTCTTGAaattagcttccttgaacattGCGAAGTGGACAGCCTCCTCCGAGTACGACGAGCAGGACTATTTTCCTGGTCTCCAGAAGTTAGTATTGGATCGCTGTGGAGCATTGCAGGAGATCCCTTCTTGTTTGAGAAATAGTTCTGCCCTTGAAATAATTGAGGTGTCAAAATGTCCCAACTGTACCAGTTCATTAGAAGAAATTCAGGAAGAGCAAAGAAGCAACGGAAATACCGatctgaagatccttatctcATAATGGACGATTGATCTCCTCAAGTAAGTTTTGTAAGTCCTTTACTTGTGTACTGCTACGGGTTATGTGTATCTGTTTAGCATCAAGATCAAgttgttctttttcttaattagttCTGGAAAGCTGCAAGTTTTTGGAGGAGATCCCTTCTTGTTAGGAAAAGCTATCAACTCTTGAAATACTTGAGGTGTCTAAATGTCCCAACCGTACCAGTTCATTGGAGGAAATTCAGGAAGAGCAATTAAGCAGGGGAAATACACTGATCTGAAGATCCTTATTTCATGATGGATGATTGatcttttcaagtgtgtttggTTTGGTTGGGAAGCCACTTCATTCTACTTTTCTTTATTAACCCTTTACATCTGCACACATACTGGTTATGTTGTGTCTTGTTTTCTTTGCAAATTTCTTGTTATTCCTGTGGCCGAATCTTGTACTGGGACATATACGTACCCCAAATACTCTCTGGAAAGCAATTTTTCAATACTAGTACTCTGCTTCCACAACTGAGTTTGCAAATTTTCTAAGAACTTATTTGTCTTTATTGGTTTGAACTTTGAATTACAATAATATACTATTGGTAGTTAACGAAATAACTTTTGATACCAAGATTGATTGTTGTACAAAATGAAGGAAGAAacccagttttttttttttttgtttttttttttttaaaaaaaagatccCTCCCATCCTTCCCTTTAACATTCTTTCTGTTCCCAACTACTAAGACTCTAGAATTCGACACTTTGAACCTGACATCAAAAGAGAAGCCAAGTTAAGAGAGTTAATTGTGCTAACTTCACTTGAGCATCGTCGTAATCCTAAGAACTTTTTGTAAAATTGTTTTCATCAACATTTTAAAATTGTTCTAAAATTGATATCTTAAAAAGTActttataattttcaaaatacaaaaggcctCCCAAAATAGGTAACATTCAGGAAAAATGTAGAGGCAAGGTATAAGTGGAACATTTTTTAAAGAGATTTTAGCATAATTAGCATAATTTTTAAGGCCATCCCCAACTTATATAGTTTCAGGGGAAATGATGGGCACCAAAGATGGACCTGGAAGGGCTCCTCCAAGTCCAGATACTCTTATCCAAAGATTTAGATAATTCTCTTGTTCATCCTTAAAATTctacaaattttcaaaaagccCTTTAAATTTGAATGCTTTGGAGCCGCAACTATATTTTAATTTGCAAAAAATCTACTCATTATCTCTACCTCACCCCTGTATACTTTTATTGTGGCTCTACAAGTGAAACACATTACATGAGGGAGTTGCTAAAAGCGATTTTATAGtatccaaaaacataaaaaacagTTTACCTCACCCCTGTACATTCACTCATGCTGTGTTTGGGTTCAAAAATTTGACGAATAATTTGAAATTCTCTTAAATCCCTGTAGTTGTTtagattatttaaaaaatatttaaatttataaatcacCAATTATTctaatatttaatatatattttaatattGGTGAATTACAAAGTCAAATGCTTCTTAATGAATCCAAATAACTAAAGTGATTAGGGTGAATTTCAAATCCTTCATTAAATTTGTAAATCCATATGAAGCCATAAAGTTTTTTCACGACTGTATTGCATTGAAAACAGCTTTGCAAGTGATCTACCAAACAATAAACAAAAAGTTGTGCAAATAATAGATTTATTCTGGTAGTTTCAAAGAAATTGGATGGCAAAGAACTACTTCAATATTTGTAAAATGATTTGAACTCGACAGAAttcaaaaatccaattcaaaatGCCTTTGTGCTATCAATGTTGAGTATGTTAGATGCAAACTAccaatttataatttaaaaatatacataaataccTAGGTTGAAGATTCAAAACATTTTCATCTTAATTTAACATAATAAATAGTGATGCATTTCCTCTTAATTGTGGTATGCTAAAATCATTTAGAGAAATGGAATTTGGTTAGAAATAATCATTTCAGAACAGCAGCATTTTAGAGGAGAGAAATGGAATTGGGATGTACGTGTTTGCTATCATGAGTAGACCATGTTTAGTAACCAAATGAAACAGTTTGTGTATATACCACAATTGTTAGATCAACTTCTATGGTACAATTGATGGTTGATATggattttatttaaatttagatGGATAAAATTAATTCTAGGACTCCATTTGTAATGAATGaaaatatatattacatttttACATGTCAGAATTTTATTGTTTATATttgttgttttattatattttttattttttattttagtatttaTGTGTTCTGTTGGTGCATACATCAAATTTGACAATTAATGCAGAAGCAATTGGTTTTTTAAAATGAAGGATTCTTGGTGGGATTTATTGATAATTGGCATGTTGCTTGTTAAAGACATTtgaggtttaaaaaaaaatactttttttcTGTGAGGATTCTTTATGGTTTCGAACTCTGCAATGATAGCTTAGTGGCAATTCATTGGGCCTTAGTGGCACTGTGACAGTAAAGGGAGTGGATGTCAATGAAGGGAAGAGTTGCTAAAGGGTCCGTCTCGTCATGATCATTGTAGcattaaatttttaattaggACAGCATCTGTTGATGAATGCATATTCTATAATAAATACGGACTGCACTCAGGAAAAAAATGTCTACTGTTATATGCTATAAATAGTGAGTAACATTCAGTAGGGAAATCTTTTATGTTATGAGTCTATTTCACATTcaacttattttttttatttgataaatttttctAACAGATGATCAATTGATACTTGTTAATGTACTTAAACTACACCCAATCTATCATATGTCTATATGCATACATTAATAATTATTACACTcctttatatttatataattttcttaattaactttgttttttcaaaagtttgacATCTGAAGTAGATTTTAACAAACACTCAGTGGGCACTCGTTGAAATCTATGGGAACATATTTGAATCATTCAAAAGTAGAAGAGACAaggaaagaataaaaataatggTTAGTAGCCTAGttagtaaaaagaaaaaaaactcgTATTGTACACATGTAATATATACATGTTCCTATgtataattcaaaaaaaaaaaaattgtgttccATACAGTTTAAAAACACTATGAAAAATACTTGTACTTTTANNNNNNNNNNNNNNNNNNNNNNNNNNNNNNNNNNNNNNNNNNNNNNNNNNNNNNNNNNNNNNNNNNNNNNNNNNNNNNNNNNNNNNNNNNNNNNNNNNNNNNNNNNNNNNNNNNNNNNNNNNNNNNNNNNNNNNNNNNNNNNNNNNNNNNNNNNNNNNNNNNNNNNNNNNNNNNNNNNNNNNNNNNNNNNNNNNNNNNNNNNNNNNNNNNNNNNNNNNNNNNNNNNNNNNNNNNNNNNNNNNNNNNNNNNNNNNNNNNNNNNNNNNNNNNNNNNNNNNNNNNNNNNNNNNNNNNNNNNNNNNNNNNNNNNNNNNNNNNNNNNNNNNNNNNNNNNNNNNNNNNNNNNNNNNNNNNNNNNNNNNNNNNNNNNNNNNNNNNNNNNNNNNNNNNNNNNNNNNNNNNNNNNNNNNNNNNNNNNNNNNNNNNNNNNNNNNNNNNNNNNNNNNNNNNNNNNNNNNNNNNNNNNNNNNNNNNNNNNNNNNNNNNNNNNNNNNNNNNNNNNNNNNNNNNNNNNNNNNNNNNNNNNNNNNNNNNNNNNNNNNNNNNNNNNNNNNNNNNNNNNNNNNNNNNNNNNNNNNNNNNNNNNNNNNNNNNNNNNNNNNNNNNNNNNNNNNNNNNNNNNNNNNNNNNNNNNNNNNNNNNNNNNNNNNNNNNNNNNNNNNNNNNNNNNNNNNNNNNNNNNNNNNNNNNNNNNNNNNNNNNNNNNNNNNNNNNNNNNNNNNNNNNNNNNNNNNNNNNNNNNNNNNNNNNNNNNNNNNNNNNNNNNNNNNNNNNNNNNNNNNNNNNNNNNNNNNNNNNNNNNNNNNNNNNNNNNNNNNNNNNNNNNNNNNNNNNNNNNNNNNNNNNNNNNNNNNNNNNNNNNNNNNNNNNNNNNNNNNNNNNNNNNNNNNNNNNNNNNNNNNNNNNNNNNNNNNNNNNNNNNNNNNNNNNNNNNNNNNNNNNNNNNNNNNNNNNNNNNNNNNNNNNNNNNNNNNNNNNNNNNNNNNNNNNNNNNNNNNNNNNNNNNNNNNNNN
Above is a genomic segment from Coffea eugenioides isolate CCC68of chromosome 5, Ceug_1.0, whole genome shotgun sequence containing:
- the LOC113771702 gene encoding putative late blight resistance protein homolog R1A-3 is translated as MASTSITCITSILDDLQALENDYPEFPNWPQKYLRRMRHMPRYLRTFLLCARKYSNGDVQLLFDNKKNQANNHHASLEALAVRIGEAIPKWAKEIQSSDQPWKVVHDLEKDMESFEQEICDWYVFFLGSSSRQSSNSVVRKDDLMEFMDSLLENLVNYLPRSRLAHQVGLIKALEEKLAFMKNFIRFLTLHGVENTELGPLLVHTEAVAINAAGLSYKFQFKKGFGSPKDIKESISELPQKIIPVEPQVLETCIQALIASKLSRQSYGDTDERILRDFYHSLLCNLWEKLKHGTCPVILRQLQMFYEGLNSLRTILKEKPKEFDEKVRDPTRVVKCYGGDFISPLSLNAIKDAIQAKDMDIVCSELLEIIKLIDAVITEKCPESSSFTFPTTNGLGFVDSLLEKMMDVTSSEAGSIALIDHPIQKVQEVLVCLRSLLWKIVELQNEDEEVQAIWNRIVGVAYRIELFIDSLITGNILDSSSMSIHSILEEMNIIKAAALKICDSDRLGGKVKEVTKRFNHMPQEGSKPIVNDVVVGFEDETASIINGLRYGSRQVKIVSIVGMPGCGKTTLARKVYNDSSVNSHFQERAWCTVSQIYQKRNLLLQILTCIESKLPEDVFKMGEEDLALQVKRRLLKNRYLIVLDDVWDIDAWNGLEASFPDDGNGSRVILTSRLRGVVPQDKLDHEPYSLRQLAPNESWDLLKGKLYPGQDLAPPELCEIRQQVMEMCQGLPLTVVILAGILSRMDPNGWKEAVEGLSSRNVSSTEQCIATLELSYKHLPDTLKACFLYFAAFPEDHEHNTKRLISLWVAEGYVQKTHPKRSEDVANDYLMELISRSLVIVSKPRSIDGVKACRIHDLLYEFCVTKAKEEKLLQRVRRYDDLSAFTVPCYLRRLCIIDSKLEHFDNLRLFSPAIRSLLLFSHDEDSISFDLRFIFHIMKLVRVLDLSQIGLDPFPREVELLVHLRYLAILGRGKISLPSSVCNLPNLETLIWRNSSTHRSVSLPDTIWNLKKLRHLQLIDEVDKHYCFFFPRDNLDNSSQLLDLDFLSCLSLDPEENISKLLRKFPNIRKLRCSVNLKPGVQYHVAMNCLSQLESLSLGCVIYAGDRYQLDFQFPLTIKKLTLSYFRMPWSKMAAIGNLPNLEVLKLLKQAFEGEIWEMEVEKFPKVCFLKLASLNIAKWTASSEYDEQDYFPGLQKLVLDRCGALQEIPSCLRNSSALEIIEVSKCPNCTSSLEEIQEEQRSNGNTDLKILIS